One region of Armigeres subalbatus isolate Guangzhou_Male chromosome 3, GZ_Asu_2, whole genome shotgun sequence genomic DNA includes:
- the LOC134221332 gene encoding DNA-directed RNA polymerases I, II, and III subunit RPABC5, protein MIIPVRCFTCGKVIGNKWESYLGLLQAEYTEGDALDALGLKRYCCRRMLLGHVDLIEKLLNYAPLEK, encoded by the exons ATGATTATCCCCGTGAGGTGTTTCACATGCGGCAAAGTTATCGGTAACAAGTGGGAATCCTATTTGGGACTCCTACAAGCCGAATATACGGAAGG TGATGCTTTGGATGCTCTCGGACTGAAGCGGTATTGCTGCCGCCGTATGCTGTTGGGCCATGTCGATCTTATTGAGAAACTGCTGAATTACGCCCCACTGGAGAAGTAA
- the LOC134225769 gene encoding LOW QUALITY PROTEIN: uncharacterized protein LOC134225769 (The sequence of the model RefSeq protein was modified relative to this genomic sequence to represent the inferred CDS: inserted 1 base in 1 codon) — protein MQLLVTVSRLQIVLALLLTMGSGTPPADAYGDLPVSNIPIYSDGIYFENLKPVKIQVSTWTLQSEYELKEFVDEITLANSSVAKLITACNEMMKKFPGSCESIGNLVELTRELNDFQSLLNSLCSDKRRTKRGILKSWFGMMDDEDREEISGNFRKVDEQLDTQSSKVEHFFNSTNKAIAVLSGNMFQVDPKKPGTIDYSREGQLLMMDILLNKIIRKKELFMKLLQSSSSVSLXDDIVGPTRLLNEIEKLQKILPEDFTFPVQFTLRDVIKLYPLSKVVAYVDDCKMKVSILLPLCNKVDYTTLKGTSVPMMKDGILKMFPLENDVLVYNMQHHLGMIMNYDEYKACNHLNDFALCNTHHLIKNLSSAEDCIVTSFFNRTTADSDCRVNRLQLRHQIWIQLADPNRWIYAVPNRTSVVVNYGLGNSKTIELSGVGMLKLTRMCHVRSQDIVLQYVPELRGKMQPNTLGFQLPAVVTRDQPRIISASDNNKVILAGQNTETALQDRSHLTGIHYEPASFSPWAIVGIVCGVFIVTAVAVQVYFKMVNEKRRQAQVLTRMQQQEMANPNESFTSNRSPNNSQHAFLPEGRATAPPYDLSRED, from the exons ATGCAGTTGTTAGTAACAGTTTCCCGGCTGCAAATAGTGCTTGCACTGCTGCTGACTATGGGATCTGGAACTCCACCAGCAGATGCGTATGGCGATCTACCGGTGAGCAACATTCCTATCTACAGCGATGGGATTTACTTCGAGAATTTGAAGCCGGTGAAAATTCAAGTTAGTACCTGGACACTCCAATCGGAGTACGAGCTGAAAGAGTTTGTCGACGAGATAACGTTAGCCAACAGCAGTGTAGCTAAGCTGATTACGGCATGTAACGAAATGATGAAAAAGTTCCCAGGCAGTTGCGAAAGCATTGGGAATTTAGTGGAGCTAACCAGGGAGTTGAACGATTTTCAAAGTCTGCTGAACAGTTTGTGCTCTGATAAAAGACGCACAAAGAGAGGCATTTTGAAATCCTGGTTTGGAATGATGGACGACGAAGATcgagaagaaatttccggaaactTCAGGAAAGTCGATGAACAATTGGATACACAATCCTCGAAAGTGGAGCATTTTTTCAATAGTACCAACAAGGCGATTGCTGTACTGAGTGGAAACATGTTTCAAGTAGATCCTAAGAAGCCGGGTACAATCGATTACAGTCGTGAAGGACAATTGCTTATGATGGATATTCTGTTGAacaaaattattcggaaaaagGAACTGTTCATGAAGCTTTTGCAGTCCTCAAGTTCTGTGTCAT GTGATGACATTGTTGGCCCTACTCGATTGCTGAACGAAATCGAAAAGCTGCAAAAGATACTACCGGAAGATTTTACTTTTCCGGTGCAATTTACATTGCGAGATGTCATAAAGTTGTATCCACTATCAAAGGTGGTTGCTTACGTGGATGATTGTAAAATGAAAGTCAGCATCCTGCTACCTTTATGCAACAAAGTGGATTACACTACACTGAAAGGAACGAGCGTTCCAATGATGAAAGATGGCATTCTGAAGATGTTTCCATTGGAGAACGATGTATTGGTGTACAATATGCAACATCATCTCGGAATGATCATGAATTACGACGAGTACAAAGCCTGCAAccatttgaacgattttgcccTTTGTAACACTCAccatttaattaaaaacttatCCTCTGCCGAAGACTGCATTGTGACATCATTCTTCAATCGCACAACCGCCGATTCGGACTGCCGAGTTAACCGACTGCAACTGCGCCATCAAATCTGGATTCAGCTAGCGGATCCTAACCGTTGGATTTACGCCGTACCCAACCGTACTTCGGTCGTGGTCAACTATGGCCTAGGAAATAGCAAAACCATCGAGCTCAGCGGTGTCGGAATGCTGAAACTTACTCGGATGTGTCACGTGCGCTCACAGGACATCGTTCTCCAGTACGTACCTGAATTGCGCGGGAAGATGCAACCGAACACGCTCGGTTTCCAACTACCAGCCGTGGTAACACGAGACCAACCCAGGATAATTTCCGCCAGTGACAACAACAAAGTGATCCTAGCCGGCCAAAATACGGAAACCGCTCTGCAAGATCGATCGCATCTAACCGGCATTCACTACGAGCCGGCATCGTTTTCACCGTGGGCCATCGTTGGCATCGTTTGCGGAGTATTTATCGTCACCGCGGTGGCGGTTCAGGTTTACTTCAAAATGGTCAACGAAAAGCGACGACAGGCGCAGGTGCTGACACGAATGCAACAGCAGGAAATGGCAAACCCAAACGAAAGTTTTACCAGCAATAGATCTCCGAACAATTCGCAGCATGCATTCCTGCCTGAGGGGAGAGCTACGGCCCCGCCATACGATTTGTCAAGGGAGGATTAG